One part of the Malus sylvestris chromosome 2, drMalSylv7.2, whole genome shotgun sequence genome encodes these proteins:
- the LOC126613700 gene encoding WAT1-related protein At5g07050-like: MEKAGCFGSFLESSKPYFAMISLQFGYAGMNIITKVSLNRGMSHYVLVVYRHAIATAIIAPFAFFFERKKQPKMTFSMFIQIFILGLLGPVIDQNFYYAGLKFTSPTFSCAMSNMLPAMTFVLAVIFRMEVLDIKKVRCQAKVLGTVLTVAGAMLMTLYRGPIVEMLWSKYIHPRKSYVTDTTGTGDKHWFLGSIMLTIATLAWASLFVLQNNALKTYKNHQLSLTSMICGIGTLQAIAVTFVMEHEPSAWKIGFDMNLLAAAYAGIVTSSISYYVQGLVMKTRGPVFATAFSPLMMIIVAIMGSFILAEKIFLGSVLGAVLIVFGLYAVLWGKHKEGLEKKEEEIPEAIKGSQVNGTSMSTINGDVGAHYKLSSVAISMPIKEPPMEANPKPTA, translated from the exons ATGGAGAAGGCTGGTTGCTTCGGCAGCTTTCTTGAGAGCTCAAAACCCTACTTTGCAATGATCTCTCTGCAATTTGGCTACGCCGGTATGAACATCATTACCAAAGTTTCTCTCAACAGAGGAATGAGTCACTATGTGCTTGTGGTTTATCGACATGCCATTGCTACTGCTATTATAGCCCCATTTGCCTTCTTTTTTGAGAGGAAGAAGCAACCAAAAATGACATTCTCAATGTTCATTCAAATATTTATCCTCGGTCTTCTCGG TCCGGTGATTGACCAAAACTTCTACTATGCCGGGTTGAAGTTTACGTCTCCAACGTTCTCTTGTGCCATGAGCAACATGCTTCCGGCTATGACTTTTGTCCTGGCCGTCATATTCCG GATGGAAGTGCTAGACATCAAGAAAGTAAGGTGCCAAGCAAAGGTTCTCGGAACCGTATTGACAGTGGCGGGGGCCATGCTGATGACCTTGTACAGGGGGCCTATTGTAGAGATGTTGTGGTCTAAGTATATTCATCCACGAAAATCATATGTCACAGATACCACTGGAACTGGTGACAAACACTGGTTTTTGGGATCCATTATGCTAACCATTGCTACTCTTGCCTGGGCTTCTTTGTTTGTGTTGCAA AACAACGCGTTGAAGACCTACAAGAACCATCAGCTGTCTCTTACATCAATGATATGCGGCATAGGAACTCTACAGGCTATTGCTGTTACATTTGTGATGGAACACGAACCCTCCGCCTGGAAAATTGGTTTTGACATGAACCTCCTAGCTGCTGCCTATGCT GGGATTGTCACATCAAGCATTTCATACTATGTACAAGGGCTAGTGATGAAGACAAGAGGTCCTGTATTTGCAACTGCATTTAGCCCTTTGATGATGATCATTGTAGCAATCATGGGTTCCTTCATCCTGGCAGAAAAAATATTTCTTGGAAG TGTACTAGGAGCCGTGTTGATCGTGTTCGGGCTTTATGCAGTCCTGTGGGGTAAACACAAAGAAGGAttggagaagaaagaggaggagatcCCGGAAGCAATAAAGGGTTCTCAAGTTAACGGCACGTCGATGTCCACCATTAACGGAGATGTTGGAGCTCACTACAAGCTCTCCTCCGTTGCTATTTCAATGCCTATCAAGGAGCCCCCCATGGAAGCCAACCCAAAGCCAACAGCCTAA